A stretch of Castanea sativa cultivar Marrone di Chiusa Pesio chromosome 2, ASM4071231v1 DNA encodes these proteins:
- the LOC142626051 gene encoding protein WALLS ARE THIN 1-like isoform X2: MGILVPERTKLHLAMIVCQLGYAGNHIIMKTALNMGISMLVLPVYRNIVALVALVPFAYFLEKRNRPPISTSLLLQFFFLGLIGLTCNQGFYLLGLSNTSATFASATENSVPAITFLMASIFRMEQVHLNRKDGLAKVLGTVSSVAGSLVITLYEGPTLFGSNLRSHQSYFSLSLGNDEGKSWSLGCIYLIGHCLCWSSWIVLQTPVLKKYPARLSITSYTYFFSVFQFLVLAALFEKGSQVWIVSSTDELFTIFYTGLVASAMTYAIQMIIGAVLIVAGLYLVVWGKSKERKFDEEKPSVSENSNGESSRHASLIQPLLPTSST; the protein is encoded by the exons ATGGGAATACTAGTGCCTGAACGTACCAAGCTGCACTTAGCCATGATTGTCTGCCAATTAGGTTATGCGGGGAACCATATTATTATGAAGACTGCACTTAACATGGGTATAAGCATGCTTGTTTTGCCAGTTTATAGGAACATCGTCGCTCTGGTTGCACTGGTTCCTTTTGCATATTTCTTAGAGAA gaGAAACAGACCACCAATAAGTACTTCTCTTTTGTTACAATTCTTCTTCCTTGGCCTAATTGG ATTAACATGTAATCAAGGATTCTATCTTctgggtttgagcaacacgtcaGCCACCTTTGCTTCAGCAACAGAGAATTCTGTTCCTGCTATAACCTTTCTCATGGCTTCCATATTCAG AATGGAGCAAGTACACTTGAACAGGAAAGATGGTTTAGCTAAGGTGCTTGGAACTGTTTCTTCTGTTGCTGGATCTCTTGTGATTACCCTTTACGAGGGACCAACACTTTTTGGATCAAATTTACGGTCACACCAATCATATTTCTCACTTTCCTTAGGAAATGACGAGGGGAAGAGTTGGAGTTTAGGTTGCATCTATCTTATTGGTCACTGCCTTTGTTGGTCTAGTTGGATTGTCTTACAAACACCAGTCTTAAAGAAATATCCAGCTCGGCTTTCGATTACCTCatacacttatttttttagtgtttttcaGTTTCTGGTATTAGCAGCACTCTTTGAGAAAGGCTCCCAAGTCTGGATAGTTTCCTCCACTGATGAACTCTTTACTATTTTCTATACG GGATTGGTGGCTTCTGCAATGACATATGCAATACAAAT GATTATTGGAGCAGTGTTAATTGTAGCTGGACTATACCTTGTTGTGTGGGGGAAAAGTAAAGAGAGAAAGTTTGATGAAGAAAAGCCCTCAGTGTCTGAAAACAGTAATGGAGAAAGTTCAAGACATGCCTCCCTCATCCAACCATTACTTCCTACATCTAgcacttaa
- the LOC142626051 gene encoding protein WALLS ARE THIN 1-like isoform X1, whose protein sequence is MGILVPERTKLHLAMIVCQLGYAGNHIIMKTALNMGISMLVLPVYRNIVALVALVPFAYFLEKRNRPPISTSLLLQFFFLGLIGLTCNQGFYLLGLSNTSATFASATENSVPAITFLMASIFRMEQVHLNRKDGLAKVLGTVSSVAGSLVITLYEGPTLFGSNLRSHQSYFSLSLGNDEGKSWSLGCIYLIGHCLCWSSWIVLQTPVLKKYPARLSITSYTYFFSVFQFLVLAALFEKGSQVWIVSSTDELFTIFYTGLVASAMTYAIQMYVIEKAGPVFVSVYLPLQTMLVAIIEAVALGEKFYLGGIIGAVLIVAGLYLVVWGKSKERKFDEEKPSVSENSNGESSRHASLIQPLLPTSST, encoded by the exons ATGGGAATACTAGTGCCTGAACGTACCAAGCTGCACTTAGCCATGATTGTCTGCCAATTAGGTTATGCGGGGAACCATATTATTATGAAGACTGCACTTAACATGGGTATAAGCATGCTTGTTTTGCCAGTTTATAGGAACATCGTCGCTCTGGTTGCACTGGTTCCTTTTGCATATTTCTTAGAGAA gaGAAACAGACCACCAATAAGTACTTCTCTTTTGTTACAATTCTTCTTCCTTGGCCTAATTGG ATTAACATGTAATCAAGGATTCTATCTTctgggtttgagcaacacgtcaGCCACCTTTGCTTCAGCAACAGAGAATTCTGTTCCTGCTATAACCTTTCTCATGGCTTCCATATTCAG AATGGAGCAAGTACACTTGAACAGGAAAGATGGTTTAGCTAAGGTGCTTGGAACTGTTTCTTCTGTTGCTGGATCTCTTGTGATTACCCTTTACGAGGGACCAACACTTTTTGGATCAAATTTACGGTCACACCAATCATATTTCTCACTTTCCTTAGGAAATGACGAGGGGAAGAGTTGGAGTTTAGGTTGCATCTATCTTATTGGTCACTGCCTTTGTTGGTCTAGTTGGATTGTCTTACAAACACCAGTCTTAAAGAAATATCCAGCTCGGCTTTCGATTACCTCatacacttatttttttagtgtttttcaGTTTCTGGTATTAGCAGCACTCTTTGAGAAAGGCTCCCAAGTCTGGATAGTTTCCTCCACTGATGAACTCTTTACTATTTTCTATACG GGATTGGTGGCTTCTGCAATGACATATGCAATACAAATGTATGTAATTGAAAAGGCAGGACCAGTGTTTGTTTCAGTGTATCTACCTCTACAGACCATGCTTGTTGCTATAATAGAAGCTGTTGCTTTAGGCGAAAAATTCTACTTGGGAGG GATTATTGGAGCAGTGTTAATTGTAGCTGGACTATACCTTGTTGTGTGGGGGAAAAGTAAAGAGAGAAAGTTTGATGAAGAAAAGCCCTCAGTGTCTGAAAACAGTAATGGAGAAAGTTCAAGACATGCCTCCCTCATCCAACCATTACTTCCTACATCTAgcacttaa